A window of Enoplosus armatus isolate fEnoArm2 chromosome 3, fEnoArm2.hap1, whole genome shotgun sequence contains these coding sequences:
- the lrrn1 gene encoding leucine-rich repeat neuronal protein 1, with the protein MARRRLDCFLLGQVFAGLILVSVGLSFVQSNECPQLCVCEIRPWFTPQSTYREAITVDCNDLRLTRIPGNLSSDTQVLLLQSNYIARTSEELEQLFNLTELDLSQNNFSSIRDVGLNNMSQLTTLHLEENQITEMPDYCLQDLSNLQELYINHNQINTIFANALSGLHNLLRLHLNSNKLKTINSLWFESTPNLEILMIGDNPVVGIMDFNFKPLGNLRSLVLAGMDLTDIPENAFVGLDNLESLSFYDNKLVRVPQRALQKLPNLKFLDLNKNPVHKIQEGDFKNMLRLKELGINNMGELVSIDRNALDNLPELTKLEATNNPKFSYINRQAFHDVPALESLMLNNNALNALYQSTVDSLPNLREISIHSNPLRCDCVIQWMSSNKTTVRFMEPLSMFCAMPTEVRGMHVREVLQKNLANQCLPMISHDTFPSHLNLDIGMTVDLDCRAMSQPEPEIYWVTPMGNKIMMDTLSDKYSLSSEGTLRISRIQVEDSGRYTCVAQNSEGADTRVTAMRVNGTLLDSTQLMKIYVKQTESHSILVSWKINSNVMTSNLKWSSATMKIDNPHITYTARVPVDVHEYNLTHLQPATEYEVCLTVSNIHQQMQKSCVNVTTKQAAFAVEISDQGTNTALAAVMGTMFAIISLASLGVYIAKRWKRKNYHHSLKKYMQKTSSIPLNELYPPLINLWEADSEKEKEGSSETKPSQVDTTRSYYMW; encoded by the coding sequence ATGGCTAGACGGAGGTTAGACTGCTTTCTTCTAGGCCAGGTGTTTGCTGGCCTGATCCTGGTATCAGTAGGACTATCATTCGTTCAGAGCAATGAATGCCCCCAGCTGTGTGTATGCGAGATCCGGCCTTGGTTTACCCCCCAGTCCACCTACAGAGAAGCCATCACTGTGGACTGCAATGACCTTCGCTTAACACGCATCCCGGGGAACCTCTCCAGTGACACTCAGGTTCTCCTCCTACAGAGCAACTACATTGCCAGGACCAGTgaggagctggagcagctctTCAACCTGACTGAGCTGGACTTGTCCCAGAACAACTTCAGTAGCATTCGGGATGTTGGCCTTAACAACATGTCCCAGCTCACCACGCTTCATCTGGAGGAGAACCAGATCACTGAAATGCCAGATTATTGTCTGCAGGACCTCAGCAACCTGCAGGAGCTCTACATCAACCACAATCAGATCAACACCATCTTTGCCAATGCCCTCTCTGGGCTCCACAACCTGCTCAGGCTtcacctcaactccaacaagCTCAAAACCATCAACAGCCTGTGGTTTGAATCTACGCCTAATCTAGAGATCCTCATGATTGGGGACAATCCCGTTGTTGGAATCATGGACTTTAATTTCAAGCCACTGGGTAACCTTAGAAGCCTAGTTTTGGCTGGGATGGATTTGACTGACATCCCAGAAAATGCCTTTGTGGGACTTGACAATCTTGAAAGTCTTTCCTTCTATGACAATAAGCTGGTCCGAGTTCCTCAGAGAGCCCTTCAGAAACTGCCTAACCTCAAATTCTTGGATTTGAACAAAAACCCAGTTCACAAGATTCAGGAAGGAGATTTCAAGAACATGCTGAGACTGAAGGAGCTTGGTATAAACAACATGGGAGAGCTGGTCTCTATTGACCGGAACGCTCTGGACAACCTTCCTGAGCTCACAAAGCTGGAGGCTACAAACAACCCCAAATTCTCTTATATCAACCGACAGGCCTTTCATGATGTCCCAGCCTTGGAGAGTCTAATGCTGAACAACAATGCCCTGAATGCTCTCTACCAGTCCACAGTGGACTCTCTCCCCAACTTGCGTGAGATCAGCATCCATAGCAATCCTCTGCGCTGTGACTGTGTTATCCAGTGGATGAGCTCCAACAAAACCACTGTCCGTTTTATGGAACCTCTGTCCATGTTTTGTGCCATGCCAACAGAAGTAAGGGGTATGCATGTGCGGGAGGTTCTGCAGAAGAATTTAGCTAACCAGTGCCTGCCCATGATTTCCCATGATACTTTCCCAAGCCACCTCAACCTTGACATTGGCATGACTGTGGACTTGGACTGCAGAGCCATGTCCCAGCCTGAGCCTGAAATCTACTGGGTGACACCAATGGGGAACAAAATAATGATGGACACCCTATCTGACAAGTACAGCCTCAGTAGTGAAGGGACATTGAGAATTTCTCGTATCCAAGTAGAAGACTCTGGCAGATACACGTGTGTGGCTCAAAATTCAGAAGGAGCTGACACAAGAGTGACAGCTATGCGGGTGAACGGCACTCTGTTAGACAGCACTCAGCTTATGAAGATCTACGTCAAACAAACAGAATCTCACTCTATCCTGGTCTCCTGGAAAATAAACTCCAATGTAATGACCTCTAACCTCAAGTGGTCGTCTGCCACCATGAAAATAGACAATCCACATATTACTTACACTGCCAGGGTACCTGTGGATGTCCACGAGTACAACCTCACGCATTTACAACCAGCAACTGAGTACGAGGTGTGCCTCACCGTCTCCAACATCCACCAACAAATGCAGAAGTCGTGCGTGAATGTGACGACAAAGCAAGCAGCCTTCGCAGTGGAAATATCTGACCAAGGGACCAACACTGCTCTTGCAGCAGTCATGGGAACAATGTTTGCAATCATAAGCCTGGCCTCTCTGGGAGTGTACATTGCCAAGAGGTGGAAGAGGAAAAACTATCACCATTCTCTGAAAAAGTATATGCAGAAAACCTCGTCAATACCACTAAACGAGTTGTACCCTCCTCTTATCAATTTGTGGGAGGCAGACagtgagaaggagaaagagggctCATCCGAGACCAAACCCAGTCAGGTGGACACCACACGCAGCTATTACATGTGGTGA